The following coding sequences lie in one bacterium genomic window:
- a CDS encoding FtsX-like permease family protein, with amino-acid sequence TGLIKTLPSNSHLQFSMLFSMATLKGEGFERYFKSWKSDNVITYAVVREGSDITTLQTSIRNLVADKTKDQPTERLLELQPLKDIHLYSTDIESDRNFQKSEPKYLYLFSIIALFVLAIASINYVNLATARSMNRAREVGVRKAVGARLQQLISQFVIESILMVFAALFLACGAVELFLPYFNTLASKQLQFSLLNNWMLAVVLLLFGLTVGLLSGAYPAFHLSRLKIVEIFKGRSRAAKGERLIRSGLVTGQFALSIVMIVITIAAYRQLQFIQQKRLGFKSDQLLVIDINTGNVRKNLATVKAAYAADPSVQAISVSSRVPGEWKEIEQIEAHVSDRATRSSFISCDEDFLKTFDMELIAGRNFSSAMGIDSLSVIINETAAIALGLSDPIGQRLRVPESNFEATIIGVVRDFHFRSLHEKVSPLVIGFLSPFGAHPIDGSDYFTIRFAPDRLTDMMEYLRKIGERFDPTHPFEYNFLDDKLSDFYKDDQRVSRLFLGGASLTIIIACMGLFSLAAFAAEQRRKEIGIRRVLGASSRRLIMLLSKDFLKLVLLANIIAWPVAYVLMIRWLEDFAYRITIGIEMFVIAGVLAFVIAWITVGWQAYRAASLNPVETLKYE; translated from the coding sequence ACCGGATTGATCAAAACACTGCCATCCAATTCGCATTTGCAATTCAGCATGTTGTTTTCGATGGCGACGCTTAAGGGCGAAGGTTTCGAGCGTTATTTTAAAAGCTGGAAATCGGATAATGTGATCACGTATGCCGTCGTTCGCGAAGGTAGCGACATTACAACCTTGCAAACATCGATCCGTAATCTGGTTGCCGATAAAACCAAAGACCAGCCAACGGAAAGATTGCTGGAACTTCAGCCGCTCAAAGACATTCATTTGTATTCAACAGATATCGAATCGGATCGTAATTTTCAAAAAAGCGAACCGAAATATCTTTATCTTTTTTCCATCATTGCATTGTTTGTACTCGCCATCGCTTCGATCAATTATGTCAATCTTGCAACGGCGCGTTCAATGAATCGAGCGCGTGAAGTCGGCGTGCGCAAAGCCGTGGGCGCCCGATTGCAACAATTGATCAGCCAGTTTGTAATCGAATCCATCCTGATGGTCTTTGCCGCGCTTTTTTTAGCGTGCGGCGCTGTTGAATTATTTCTTCCTTATTTCAATACATTAGCATCCAAGCAATTACAGTTTTCATTATTGAATAATTGGATGTTGGCCGTCGTACTTCTTTTATTCGGATTGACGGTTGGATTGCTTTCAGGAGCGTATCCGGCGTTTCATTTGTCGCGTTTGAAAATCGTGGAAATTTTCAAAGGACGGTCGCGGGCGGCTAAAGGAGAACGTCTGATTCGCTCGGGACTCGTTACCGGACAATTTGCTTTGTCTATCGTTATGATCGTCATCACGATCGCCGCGTACCGGCAGCTACAGTTTATCCAGCAAAAGCGGCTGGGCTTCAAGAGCGATCAACTGCTCGTGATTGATATCAATACAGGGAATGTTCGTAAAAATCTCGCCACTGTCAAAGCGGCGTATGCCGCCGATCCGTCGGTTCAGGCGATCAGCGTTTCTTCGCGTGTTCCCGGCGAATGGAAAGAGATTGAGCAGATCGAAGCGCATGTTTCAGACCGGGCAACCCGTTCATCTTTTATTTCATGCGATGAAGATTTTTTAAAAACGTTTGATATGGAACTTATTGCCGGAAGAAATTTTTCAAGCGCTATGGGAATCGATTCTTTATCCGTGATCATCAATGAAACGGCGGCGATCGCCTTGGGTTTGAGCGATCCTATCGGACAACGCCTTCGCGTTCCTGAAAGTAATTTCGAGGCGACAATTATCGGCGTAGTTCGCGATTTTCATTTCCGTTCACTGCACGAAAAAGTCAGCCCGTTGGTAATCGGTTTTCTTTCGCCGTTTGGAGCCCATCCGATCGATGGAAGCGATTATTTTACTATTCGGTTCGCTCCCGACCGATTGACCGATATGATGGAATATCTCCGAAAGATCGGTGAGCGTTTCGATCCGACGCATCCGTTCGAATATAATTTTCTGGACGATAAATTATCTGATTTTTATAAAGACGATCAGCGGGTAAGCCGGTTGTTTTTGGGCGGCGCCAGTCTGACGATCATCATTGCCTGTATGGGTTTATTCAGCCTGGCCGCTTTTGCAGCCGAACAGCGCCGTAAGGAAATCGGAATCCGAAGAGTGCTTGGGGCAAGTTCAAGAAGACTCATTATGCTGCTGTCTAAAGATTTTTTGAAACTGGTTTTACTGGCTAATATTATCGCATGGCCGGTCGCATACGTTCTGATGATACGGTGGTTGGAAGATTTTGCGTATAGGATCACGATCGGTATTGAAATGTTTGTTATTGCCGGAGTGTTGGCGTTTGTCATTGCGTGGATTACTGTCGGTTGGCAAGCCTATCGCGCGGCATCGCTGAATCCTGTTGAAACTTTGAAATACGAATAG